A genomic region of Nostoc sp. UHCC 0702 contains the following coding sequences:
- a CDS encoding UDP-N-acetylmuramoyl-L-alanyl-D-glutamate--2,6-diaminopimelate ligase — MKLQELLAVVDGVELPPSFEDAEVQGLKTNSHACGVGDLFIGMPGTRVDGGEFWPSAIASGAVAAIVSPEAIQKNPPTSEAVVSANNMTTACAQIASAFYGYPGQKLKMLGVTGTNGKTTTTHLIEFLLSKANLSTALMGTLYTRWPGFEQTAAYTTPFAVELQQQLAQAVNAGCEFGVMEVSSHALAQGRVLGCQFEVGVFSNLTQDHLDYHSDMEDYFAAKALLFSPDYLKGRAIINADDAYGQRLIAGLNAERVWSYSVNHNSADLWMSDLSYEPNGVSGTLHTPKGDVAFRSPLVGQYNLENLLAAVGAVLHLGVDLNLLAAVIPDFPGVPGRMERVQITSKQDISVIVDYAHTPDSLENLLKAARPFIPGKMICVFGCGGDRDRTKRPKMGKIAADLADVAVVTSDNPRTEDPERILQDILAGIPQTANPTVIGDRATAIRTAILQAQPGDGVLLAGKGHEDYQILGTEKIHFDDREHARDALQQRLGIRD, encoded by the coding sequence AGAAGTTCAGGGGTTAAAGACGAATTCCCATGCTTGCGGTGTGGGAGATTTGTTTATTGGGATGCCCGGAACGCGGGTAGATGGTGGAGAATTTTGGCCAAGTGCGATCGCATCTGGTGCTGTGGCGGCGATCGTTTCTCCTGAAGCTATCCAGAAAAATCCCCCGACATCGGAGGCTGTTGTCAGTGCTAACAACATGACTACAGCCTGTGCCCAGATTGCATCTGCTTTTTATGGTTATCCAGGGCAAAAACTCAAAATGCTTGGTGTGACTGGTACTAATGGTAAAACTACTACTACGCACCTCATTGAATTTTTGCTATCCAAAGCGAATTTATCTACGGCTTTGATGGGAACTCTCTACACTCGTTGGCCTGGTTTTGAACAAACTGCTGCCTACACTACGCCGTTTGCTGTGGAACTGCAACAGCAACTCGCGCAAGCGGTGAATGCTGGTTGTGAGTTTGGGGTGATGGAAGTGAGTTCTCACGCTTTAGCCCAAGGTCGAGTTTTGGGTTGTCAGTTTGAGGTGGGGGTATTCAGCAATCTTACCCAAGACCACTTGGACTATCACAGCGACATGGAAGATTATTTTGCCGCCAAAGCGTTGTTATTTAGCCCTGATTATCTCAAAGGACGAGCGATCATTAATGCTGATGATGCCTACGGTCAGCGATTAATTGCGGGGTTGAATGCCGAACGGGTTTGGAGTTACAGTGTTAACCACAACAGTGCTGATTTGTGGATGAGTGACCTGAGTTATGAGCCGAATGGGGTTAGTGGTACGTTGCATACGCCAAAGGGTGATGTAGCTTTTCGTTCGCCTTTGGTTGGTCAATACAACTTAGAAAATCTACTAGCGGCGGTAGGAGCAGTTTTACACTTAGGGGTAGATTTAAATTTATTGGCAGCTGTAATACCTGATTTTCCTGGGGTTCCTGGACGAATGGAACGAGTGCAAATTACTTCCAAGCAAGATATTAGCGTCATTGTAGATTATGCTCATACCCCAGATAGTTTAGAGAATTTGCTGAAAGCAGCACGTCCATTTATACCTGGTAAAATGATTTGTGTGTTTGGCTGTGGCGGCGATCGCGATCGCACTAAGCGCCCGAAAATGGGGAAAATCGCCGCTGACTTAGCTGATGTAGCAGTGGTGACATCAGACAATCCCCGCACCGAAGACCCAGAAAGAATTTTACAAGATATTTTGGCAGGAATTCCCCAAACAGCAAACCCGACAGTCATAGGCGATCGCGCTACCGCCATACGTACCGCCATCTTACAAGCACAACCTGGTGATGGAGTGTTGCTTGCAGGTAAAGGTCATGAAGACTACCAAATTCTCGGCACAGAAAAAATCCACTTTGACGACCGAGAACACGCACGCGATGCTTTACAACAAAGACTAGGGATTAGAGACTAG
- a CDS encoding GAF domain-containing protein has translation MDAAVDLKIAIPGYHLVEQLYCGSKTVVYRAVREADQQAVVLKLLVRECRTCRELLQFRNQYAIAKNLKIPGIIHFYSLQPYHNKYALVMEDFGGIFLRQHAQKQPEAVQKPNFKPLPSLTTSNPSAIVSSPTESKSSNRICDALDLTSVLKAAQVLSSTIELDELISRLSKIILENSRAETCVLLLPENDQWQISAIATASPQDNTFIVQRQVQAAKNTVVPTKLIQYVKDTLDSVLIEDGKTNIPGIIGEYFQKHQPKSVLCMPIINQNNLVAIVYLENRSTEEAFTRDRVEFLNLLSIHAAISLENARLYQKSQAHAQNLEQSLEELRATEGRFQKLADNVPGIIYQVCITPDGSFVMSYVSSGCYNLYELTPEEIMAGTQNFRLMEHPDDVAGIDQAIMHSIQTMTPFVHQWRIITPSGIVKWVQAASRPERQADGSIVWDGLIIDISDRKVAEAALLHSEAVLRQKSQEVEQTLKELQAMQLQLVQNEKMSALGNLVAGVAHEINNPVGFIAGNLQPAKDYVNDLFGLIDLYQEKLPNPDADIVDEIAAIDLEYVREDLPKLIDSMKLGIERIGSISTSLRTFSRADLDYKVLFNIHEGIESTILILKHRLKANEHHPTIEVLKEYGKLPSIECFPGQLNQVFMNLLANAIDALEESNQGRTFEQIQANPNRITIVTSVPDQDHVRIAIADNGTGMTDEIKQRIFGHLFTTKAVGKGTGLGLAIAHQIIVQKHGGTIRVNSVFKQGTEFIITIPVKAQVENHNNLVEAEVCHVPN, from the coding sequence ATGGACGCAGCAGTGGATTTGAAAATTGCAATTCCTGGATACCATCTGGTTGAGCAACTGTATTGCGGTTCCAAGACGGTGGTTTATCGGGCGGTGCGGGAGGCGGATCAGCAGGCGGTGGTGCTAAAACTGCTAGTACGGGAGTGTCGAACTTGCAGGGAACTGTTGCAGTTTCGCAACCAATATGCGATCGCTAAAAACTTAAAGATTCCAGGAATTATTCATTTTTACAGTTTGCAGCCATATCACAACAAATATGCCCTGGTGATGGAGGATTTTGGTGGCATTTTCTTGAGACAACATGCCCAAAAGCAACCAGAGGCAGTGCAAAAACCCAATTTTAAACCCTTACCATCGCTGACAACGAGTAACCCCTCGGCAATTGTATCTTCTCCAACTGAGAGCAAAAGCAGCAATCGTATTTGCGATGCCCTTGATTTAACTTCTGTTCTCAAAGCTGCTCAAGTCCTCTCCAGTACCATTGAATTAGACGAATTAATCAGCAGACTGAGCAAAATTATTCTCGAAAATTCTAGGGCAGAAACTTGTGTGTTGCTGTTGCCTGAGAATGATCAATGGCAAATCAGCGCCATCGCCACCGCTAGCCCACAGGATAATACTTTCATCGTCCAACGGCAAGTTCAAGCAGCAAAAAACACAGTTGTTCCCACCAAGCTGATCCAATATGTCAAAGACACCCTCGATTCTGTTCTAATTGAGGATGGTAAAACTAATATTCCCGGTATCATCGGTGAGTATTTCCAAAAGCACCAGCCCAAAAGTGTGCTGTGTATGCCGATTATCAATCAGAATAATTTAGTGGCGATTGTTTATCTGGAAAATCGTTCTACCGAAGAAGCATTTACTCGCGATCGCGTAGAATTTCTCAACTTACTTAGTATTCATGCAGCCATTTCCCTAGAAAATGCCCGTCTCTATCAAAAATCGCAAGCCCATGCACAAAATTTAGAACAATCTTTAGAAGAACTCCGTGCTACTGAAGGCCGCTTTCAAAAGCTTGCTGATAATGTTCCAGGGATAATTTACCAAGTTTGCATTACTCCCGACGGTTCATTTGTTATGTCTTATGTCAGTTCTGGCTGCTACAACCTCTACGAATTGACGCCAGAGGAAATAATGGCAGGAACGCAGAACTTCCGGTTAATGGAACATCCCGATGATGTTGCAGGCATTGATCAGGCGATAATGCACTCTATCCAAACCATGACGCCATTTGTTCACCAATGGCGAATTATCACACCATCGGGCATTGTCAAATGGGTGCAAGCGGCATCCCGCCCGGAACGGCAAGCAGATGGTTCGATAGTTTGGGATGGTTTAATTATAGATATTAGCGATCGCAAAGTTGCTGAAGCTGCTCTTCTACATTCTGAAGCCGTACTACGCCAGAAATCGCAAGAAGTAGAGCAAACTTTAAAAGAACTCCAAGCCATGCAATTACAACTAGTGCAGAATGAGAAAATGTCTGCTTTAGGAAATTTGGTTGCAGGAGTTGCTCACGAAATTAATAATCCGGTTGGCTTCATTGCCGGAAATCTTCAGCCTGCTAAAGACTATGTTAATGATTTATTCGGACTGATTGACTTGTATCAAGAGAAACTGCCTAATCCCGATGCTGACATTGTAGACGAAATTGCAGCCATCGATTTAGAGTATGTGCGGGAAGATTTGCCGAAGTTAATTGACTCAATGAAACTGGGGATTGAAAGAATTGGCAGCATCAGCACGAGTCTGCGAACTTTTTCTAGAGCTGACCTAGATTACAAAGTTCTGTTCAATATTCATGAGGGAATTGAAAGCACAATTTTGATTCTCAAACACCGCTTGAAAGCAAATGAACATCATCCGACAATTGAAGTTTTAAAGGAGTATGGAAAATTACCATCTATTGAGTGTTTCCCCGGTCAATTGAATCAGGTGTTTATGAATCTGCTGGCCAATGCAATTGATGCTTTAGAAGAATCAAACCAAGGGCGTACATTTGAGCAAATACAAGCCAATCCCAATCGCATTACCATTGTGACATCAGTGCCAGATCAAGATCATGTCAGGATTGCGATTGCTGATAATGGCACAGGTATGACTGACGAAATCAAACAACGTATCTTTGGCCATTTGTTTACTACTAAAGCAGTCGGTAAAGGAACTGGGTTAGGCTTGGCGATCGCCCATCAAATTATTGTACAAAAACATGGTGGCACAATCAGGGTTAACTCAGTTTTCAAACAGGGGACAGAGTTTATCATCACAATTCCAGTTAAAGCTCAAGTCGAAAATCATAATAACCTTGTAGAGGCAGAGGTGTGTCATGTCCCCAATTAG
- a CDS encoding alpha/beta hydrolase gives MGNTQNQLPITNSQLPITNYQFPIPNSQFPAFLNNYSVVCTRQL, from the coding sequence ATGGGTAATACTCAAAACCAATTACCAATTACCAATTCCCAATTACCAATTACCAATTACCAATTCCCAATTCCCAATTCCCAATTCCCAGCCTTTTTAAACAACTACTCTGTTGTGTGTACTCGGCAACTGTAA
- a CDS encoding GAF domain-containing sensor histidine kinase — protein sequence MSPISLRKMLHKQELSSLLEDFASTLKIAVDVEEVDGRKVLSIGQQTANNRYPVKISAGVIGWVVGEQQTILLANLLSLLAKQEAEKKELAKELLERYQEIDLFEDISTQLTTSLDKREIAQLVLQEISQLISSSGGMILLLNADKNAFEIIAEFGAFLNCDRPKPGKGIIGSIVQSNRAELVNDVQADPRFEGGKSIAALVCAPLRAKERVVGAIAIGSHQTDAYTAEHLKLVSIFASQTAIAIEKALLYEQSCQATAQATAQTQRLQQALNDLQLAQTQLIQSEKMSSLGQLIAGVAHEINNPVNFICGNLKYVAEYTQDLLNLLQSYQEFLPVAPKELQLELESVDLEFLMEDLPKLLESMKFGTDRIVEIVRSLKNFSRHDEAEMKAVNIHDGINGTLMILRHRLKACPHHPDIEVVKEYAELPLVECYPGQLNQVFMNILANAIDALEESFVNSQPSSVNNGLLPKPQIWICTEIFNEQWIVIRIADNGLGMSEDVIRRIYDPFFTTKEVGKGTGLGMAISHQIVVERHRGILKCCSRPGEGTEFWIQIPLNCSTSNTAVRQSPAIAIHNLPTKSTPTADAGGFISSAIPKLQSTNLLNRHVQLIQRLKQQNPDIGNSSHDQFYQMLQRNPISLKLYATLLSRFKES from the coding sequence ATGTCCCCAATTAGCCTCAGAAAGATGCTTCACAAACAAGAGTTATCATCTCTGCTTGAGGATTTTGCCAGTACACTCAAGATTGCCGTTGATGTTGAGGAAGTAGACGGTAGAAAAGTGCTGAGCATTGGCCAGCAAACTGCAAACAACCGATATCCTGTGAAAATATCGGCAGGAGTGATCGGTTGGGTTGTTGGGGAACAACAAACAATCTTACTGGCGAATTTGCTCTCGTTGCTGGCAAAACAGGAAGCTGAAAAAAAAGAACTGGCTAAAGAATTGCTAGAACGATATCAGGAAATTGATTTATTTGAGGATATCTCAACTCAACTCACAACGAGTTTAGATAAGCGAGAGATTGCTCAACTGGTGCTTCAAGAAATCAGCCAATTGATTTCTTCATCTGGGGGGATGATTTTGCTTTTGAATGCAGATAAAAATGCGTTTGAGATCATAGCAGAATTTGGAGCATTTTTGAATTGCGATCGCCCAAAACCAGGTAAGGGAATTATTGGCAGCATTGTCCAATCCAACCGCGCAGAATTGGTTAATGATGTCCAGGCCGATCCTCGCTTTGAGGGAGGGAAAAGTATAGCAGCCCTAGTTTGTGCGCCATTGCGGGCAAAAGAACGAGTAGTAGGAGCGATCGCCATCGGCAGCCATCAAACAGACGCTTACACAGCCGAACACCTCAAACTTGTTAGCATCTTTGCCTCACAAACAGCGATCGCCATAGAAAAAGCTTTACTTTACGAACAAAGCTGTCAAGCAACTGCCCAAGCAACTGCCCAAACACAGCGACTTCAGCAAGCCCTCAATGATTTGCAACTAGCACAAACACAGTTAATTCAAAGCGAAAAAATGTCCAGTTTAGGACAACTAATCGCCGGAGTCGCCCACGAAATCAACAACCCGGTAAACTTCATTTGTGGCAATTTGAAGTATGTTGCAGAATACACACAAGACCTGCTAAACCTACTGCAAAGTTATCAGGAGTTTTTACCCGTTGCTCCAAAAGAACTGCAATTAGAGTTAGAGTCTGTGGATTTGGAATTTCTCATGGAGGATCTGCCTAAACTACTAGAATCGATGAAATTTGGCACTGATCGCATTGTGGAAATTGTGCGATCGCTGAAAAATTTCTCCCGCCATGACGAAGCCGAAATGAAAGCTGTAAATATCCACGATGGCATCAACGGTACACTGATGATTTTGCGTCATCGTCTCAAAGCCTGTCCCCATCATCCAGACATTGAAGTCGTTAAAGAATACGCAGAACTTCCCTTAGTTGAATGCTACCCCGGACAGTTGAATCAGGTATTTATGAATATCCTGGCAAATGCGATTGATGCACTAGAAGAGTCATTTGTCAATAGTCAACCGTCATCAGTCAACAATGGACTTTTGCCCAAACCCCAAATCTGGATTTGCACTGAAATTTTCAATGAACAGTGGATTGTGATTCGCATCGCTGACAATGGCCTTGGCATGAGCGAAGATGTGATTCGGCGCATTTACGATCCCTTTTTCACCACGAAAGAGGTGGGCAAGGGAACGGGTTTAGGCATGGCAATCAGTCACCAGATTGTGGTAGAGAGGCATCGAGGTATCCTTAAGTGTTGTTCTAGACCTGGTGAAGGAACGGAATTTTGGATTCAGATTCCGCTAAATTGTTCAACGAGCAATACTGCTGTTAGGCAGAGTCCCGCGATCGCTATACATAATTTACCCACCAAGTCAACACCTACTGCCGATGCAGGTGGCTTCATTTCCTCAGCTATTCCCAAGCTGCAATCAACTAACCTACTGAATCGCCATGTCCAACTGATCCAGCGGCTAAAGCAGCAAAATCCGGACATTGGCAATTCATCCCACGACCAGTTTTACCAGATGCTACAACGCAACCCAATTTCATTAAAGCTTTACGCCACATTATTGTCCCGATTCAAAGAGTCCTAA
- a CDS encoding histidine kinase, translated as MREMRGMREQLEITSFYHAHALCPMPYAPCPMPHAPCPMPHAQFPIFVLCLTHE; from the coding sequence ATGAGGGAGATGAGGGGGATGAGGGAGCAGTTGGAAATAACTTCTTTTTACCATGCCCATGCCCTATGCCCTATGCCCTATGCCCCATGCCCTATGCCCCATGCCCCATGCCCCATGCCCCATGCCCAATTTCCAATATTTGTGTTGTGCTTAACTCATGAATGA
- a CDS encoding ATPase, which translates to MNDTQRKDVSIYQLALRVEAPPQPLHVNPATLLSLVRSQIDLLIEQQIAATLWFKLPPGKIWQAELLRYQSSVGASATIYTCQIGKSREAEEQESKGAGEVKTPTTAREWGLGVQGSRGAGVEITPSASHDIWVQLLPHKQLHREYFLIILSPQFCNLILAHRPPKKGKTRVLAKGNASKSPPLLAITTMEPRVIQQVLDGIKQTISPESSAITFGDFTYPTVSEPSLISKLLTKQLQRQDEINRQNRTERIAKLQQQNQKLHNKEQLKDQYLNNVCQELRIPLTHMKTALSLLNSPTIKPPQRQRYLQMLNNECDRQNTLITGLLELVDLEHNLEKTTLELVRLSDIVPGVVSTYQPVAQEKGIMLAYTVPNELPAVWCVTGRIKQIVINLLHNSIKFTSKGGQVWVKARVVGNYVQLEFRDTGIGIAESEIPKIFDCFYRVRSGLTEEFGGAGLGLTIVKRLLWRCGGSISVKSRPDEGSTFTLQLPSTHNRVVV; encoded by the coding sequence ATGAATGATACTCAGCGTAAGGATGTGTCTATTTATCAGCTAGCTTTGCGAGTGGAAGCGCCTCCCCAACCATTGCACGTTAATCCTGCTACTCTGCTATCACTGGTAAGGTCACAAATAGACTTACTAATTGAGCAGCAGATCGCTGCAACTTTATGGTTTAAGCTACCACCAGGAAAAATTTGGCAGGCAGAATTATTGCGTTATCAATCTTCAGTCGGAGCGTCTGCTACTATTTATACTTGCCAAATTGGGAAGAGCAGAGAAGCAGAGGAGCAGGAAAGCAAGGGAGCAGGAGAAGTCAAGACCCCCACGACCGCTCGTGAGTGGGGATTAGGGGTACAGGGGAGCAGGGGAGCAGGGGTAGAAATTACTCCTTCAGCATCACATGATATTTGGGTGCAGCTACTACCACATAAGCAATTACACAGGGAATACTTTCTAATAATTTTGTCGCCACAGTTTTGCAATTTAATTTTGGCACATCGACCGCCCAAAAAAGGCAAAACCCGCGTCTTGGCAAAGGGAAATGCTAGTAAAAGTCCACCTTTGCTAGCTATCACTACTATGGAACCAAGAGTGATTCAGCAAGTGTTAGATGGCATTAAACAAACAATTTCGCCAGAATCTTCAGCAATTACATTTGGTGATTTTACTTACCCAACTGTATCAGAACCATCACTCATCAGTAAGCTGTTGACAAAACAACTACAGCGACAGGATGAAATTAATCGTCAAAATAGAACTGAACGCATCGCCAAGTTGCAGCAGCAAAATCAAAAGTTGCACAACAAAGAGCAACTCAAGGATCAATACTTGAACAATGTCTGTCAAGAACTGCGTATACCCTTAACCCACATGAAGACAGCACTCTCGCTGTTGAATTCTCCCACTATCAAGCCACCACAGCGACAACGTTACTTGCAGATGCTGAATAACGAGTGCGATCGCCAAAATACTCTAATTACAGGTTTATTGGAACTGGTGGATCTAGAGCATAATTTGGAAAAGACAACCTTAGAGTTGGTACGCTTGTCAGATATTGTGCCTGGGGTAGTCAGCACCTACCAGCCTGTAGCCCAAGAAAAAGGTATTATGTTAGCCTACACTGTCCCAAATGAACTGCCAGCTGTTTGGTGTGTGACTGGTAGAATCAAGCAGATAGTAATTAATCTGCTGCACAACAGTATTAAGTTTACCTCCAAGGGTGGGCAAGTATGGGTAAAAGCGCGTGTTGTGGGTAATTATGTGCAATTAGAATTCCGTGACACTGGTATCGGCATAGCTGAAAGCGAGATACCCAAAATCTTTGACTGCTTTTATCGTGTGCGTTCAGGATTAACAGAAGAATTTGGTGGTGCTGGTTTGGGGTTAACAATTGTGAAGCGGTTGCTGTGGCGTTGTGGTGGTTCTATTTCTGTCAAGAGTAGGCCTGATGAAGGTTCTACTTTTACATTACAGTTGCCGAGTACACACAACAGAGTAGTTGTTTAA
- a CDS encoding HAMP domain-containing histidine kinase, protein MYQWILPSLSEILAESEPTVAECSPTKAERQWRVSLAATERLLINSLATAVCDASQGLVLAAPAPLFSQHWLTQRLQTVTFTAKPFNPLALMPFQMPDAIAMADEEVTPHESVLPLLPADPLAAEQFCLVFTHKFRLVLVLAEHKNGNKTFSFSFEPEVVQQAWRSLGARVILTNPDLFTELDALVEKYSPAAPDYRTVIKFSQLLLQQLTEPQEDTATGGQGDTAKEETDNAVQLCASAHPSLLASHETSVRPDVELLQAFAHEVRTPLTTIRTMTRLLLKRRDLPANVITRLEIIDHECTEQIDRMELLFKAAELQTSTSVKSANTQLTPMSLDQILQQSIPRWQQAANRRNLTLDVVLPQQLPTVVSNPNMLDRVLTGLMENFTRSLPAGSCIQVQVIPAGDQLKLQLLPQFQCEDANKAATPAPPIRKALGQLLMFQPETGTISLNIAATKHLFQAIGGKLIVRQRPHYGEVLTIFLPLEVSSKQKLGVRN, encoded by the coding sequence GTGTACCAATGGATATTGCCAAGTCTTAGTGAAATTCTAGCTGAAAGTGAACCAACTGTGGCTGAATGTTCACCAACCAAAGCAGAGCGGCAGTGGCGCGTCAGTTTAGCAGCTACAGAACGTCTGCTAATCAATTCTTTAGCAACTGCTGTATGTGATGCATCACAGGGATTAGTTTTAGCTGCACCTGCACCCCTATTTAGTCAGCATTGGCTGACTCAACGCTTACAGACAGTCACCTTTACGGCAAAGCCCTTTAATCCTTTGGCACTGATGCCATTTCAGATGCCAGATGCGATCGCCATGGCAGATGAAGAAGTCACTCCCCATGAATCAGTACTACCTTTACTACCTGCCGATCCGTTGGCGGCGGAGCAGTTTTGCTTGGTGTTCACACATAAGTTTAGATTAGTGCTGGTTTTGGCAGAACACAAAAACGGTAATAAAACCTTTTCATTTTCCTTTGAACCAGAGGTAGTGCAACAGGCGTGGCGATCGCTGGGAGCGCGTGTAATATTAACTAATCCAGATTTATTTACCGAATTGGATGCATTGGTAGAAAAGTATTCCCCAGCAGCACCAGATTACCGCACTGTAATTAAGTTTAGCCAGTTGTTGCTTCAGCAATTAACAGAACCCCAAGAGGACACAGCAACAGGGGGACAGGGGGACACAGCGAAAGAGGAAACAGACAATGCAGTACAACTGTGTGCGTCAGCCCATCCTTCGCTTTTGGCGTCTCACGAAACCTCTGTGCGTCCTGATGTAGAATTGCTCCAGGCTTTTGCCCATGAAGTCCGCACTCCCTTGACAACGATTCGCACCATGACTCGCCTGCTGCTGAAGCGACGTGATTTGCCTGCCAATGTCATCACCCGCTTAGAGATTATCGATCATGAGTGTACTGAGCAAATTGACCGCATGGAGTTGCTGTTTAAAGCAGCAGAACTACAAACTAGTACATCGGTAAAATCTGCAAACACTCAACTGACACCCATGTCTTTGGATCAAATTTTGCAGCAGAGTATTCCCCGTTGGCAACAAGCAGCAAATCGGCGGAACTTAACTTTAGATGTGGTGTTACCCCAGCAACTACCCACAGTGGTGAGTAATCCTAATATGCTGGATCGGGTACTGACTGGTTTGATGGAGAATTTTACCCGCAGCTTACCAGCTGGGAGCTGTATTCAAGTACAAGTTATTCCTGCTGGCGATCAACTAAAGTTACAATTATTACCCCAATTTCAATGTGAAGATGCTAATAAAGCCGCCACACCTGCACCACCAATTCGCAAAGCTTTAGGGCAATTACTGATGTTCCAGCCGGAAACCGGTACAATTAGTCTGAATATTGCTGCAACTAAGCATTTGTTTCAGGCGATCGGTGGCAAATTAATTGTGCGCCAGCGTCCACATTATGGGGAAGTTTTAACTATTTTCTTACCCTTGGAAGTTAGTAGTAAGCAAAAGTTAGGAGTTAGGAATTAA
- a CDS encoding alkaline phosphatase family protein, which translates to MGIFIHNRRWLLLILCVVAVVVGCTRFINQGNQPRTQHNVVIFVADGLRPTSINATDTPTLQKIRDQGVNFVNSHSLFPTFTTANASAIATGHYLGDTGDFSNTIKVNTPVKSAKNSLVPFLENNAVLQEVNQQFGANYLNETSLIATAKKAGFSTAAVGKIGPVLIQDVTQQNGEPTILFDDATGTPTGISLSPEITQLLTKNSLSLATPSRGENGKAGDSKTPGTKVANLAQQQYFADVTTKVILPLFQQRQKPFVLVYWSRDPDGTQHNHGDSLNKLVPGINGPTVQAARQNTDKNLAQIRTALKQLGLEATTDIFVTADHGFSTLSKESKTSYAATLTYADVPKGFLPPGFVAIDLAHDLKLSLFDPDANNIPVNPIQGKYSKNSVIGKDANKPDIIVAANGGSDLLYLLNAANNKAYAQKIIDALLKQDYISGLFVDDTLGTIPGTLPLSSIYLRGAARTPIPSIVVNFRSFDTGCGNPTACGVDVADTGLQQGQGIHGSFSRADTYNIMAAIGPDFKQGYQDQTPVSNADVAPTLAKVLNLNLPAQGKLVGRVMSEALIGGPDSLKSNSQTLTSQPATNGLKTILKYQTIEATRYFDSAGFSGRTLGL; encoded by the coding sequence ATGGGTATTTTTATACACAATCGCCGCTGGCTACTTCTGATCCTTTGTGTGGTTGCAGTTGTTGTAGGGTGTACAAGATTTATTAACCAAGGCAATCAGCCAAGAACACAACATAATGTAGTAATTTTTGTTGCCGATGGGTTGCGTCCAACTTCAATTAATGCGACCGATACCCCAACTTTGCAAAAAATTCGAGACCAGGGAGTAAACTTTGTCAACAGTCACTCTCTGTTTCCTACTTTTACCACCGCTAATGCTTCAGCGATCGCTACTGGACATTATTTAGGTGATACGGGTGACTTTAGCAATACCATTAAAGTCAATACTCCAGTCAAAAGTGCCAAAAACAGCTTAGTTCCATTCTTAGAAAACAATGCTGTTCTCCAGGAAGTTAACCAACAATTTGGTGCTAACTATCTCAACGAAACTAGTCTGATAGCAACTGCGAAAAAAGCAGGTTTCAGTACTGCGGCGGTGGGAAAAATCGGGCCAGTTTTGATTCAAGATGTTACCCAGCAAAACGGCGAACCGACTATCCTCTTTGATGATGCTACAGGCACACCCACAGGAATTTCCCTCAGTCCAGAAATCACTCAATTACTTACTAAAAATTCTCTATCACTGGCGACTCCATCACGGGGAGAAAATGGCAAAGCGGGTGACAGCAAGACCCCAGGTACAAAAGTGGCGAACTTAGCACAACAGCAATATTTTGCTGATGTCACAACCAAGGTAATCTTGCCATTGTTCCAGCAGCGACAAAAACCGTTTGTGTTAGTTTACTGGTCGCGTGACCCTGATGGTACACAACACAACCACGGCGATAGCCTCAATAAACTTGTTCCTGGGATTAACGGCCCCACTGTGCAAGCAGCGCGGCAAAATACTGACAAGAACTTAGCACAAATTCGCACCGCCCTGAAACAATTAGGTTTAGAAGCGACTACAGATATATTTGTGACTGCTGACCACGGTTTTTCAACTTTGAGTAAGGAAAGCAAAACTAGTTATGCAGCAACACTAACTTATGCAGATGTGCCAAAGGGTTTTTTACCGCCTGGTTTTGTAGCTATAGATTTAGCACATGACTTAAAACTGTCTTTGTTTGACCCTGATGCTAACAACATCCCTGTTAATCCAATTCAGGGAAAATATTCTAAAAATAGTGTGATTGGCAAAGACGCCAACAAACCCGATATCATTGTTGCAGCTAATGGCGGTTCTGATTTACTTTACTTGCTGAATGCTGCCAATAACAAAGCTTATGCTCAAAAGATTATCGATGCTCTGCTGAAACAGGATTATATCAGTGGCTTGTTTGTAGATGATACTTTGGGTACAATTCCTGGTACATTACCTTTGAGTAGCATTTACTTACGTGGAGCAGCACGAACTCCCATACCATCAATTGTGGTCAACTTTCGCTCTTTTGATACAGGTTGCGGTAATCCCACAGCCTGCGGCGTAGACGTAGCGGATACAGGCTTGCAGCAGGGTCAAGGAATACATGGTAGTTTCAGTCGTGCTGATACTTACAATATTATGGCTGCGATCGGCCCTGACTTTAAGCAGGGATATCAAGACCAAACTCCGGTGAGTAATGCAGATGTAGCACCAACTCTAGCGAAGGTATTAAATTTAAATTTGCCTGCTCAAGGTAAGTTAGTTGGTCGGGTGATGAGTGAAGCTTTGATTGGTGGCCCTGATAGTCTTAAGTCTAATTCTCAAACCCTAACATCTCAACCTGCTACTAATGGCTTAAAGACTATCCTTAAGTATCAAACAATAGAAGCAACTCGCTACTTTGATAGTGCAGGATTTTCAGGTCGTACTCTTGGGTTGTGA